The Clostridium botulinum BKT015925 genome includes the window ATAACTACTTCTTGTGCTACTAAAGATTTAGGATCAACTCCAACACCTTTGAACTTAAGAACTCCATTATTCAATATTTCTGTTACAAGTAAAAATATCTCATCAGCATGAGCCATGACCATTACTTTTCCCCTACTATTGCCCTCTTTATGTATTATAATGTTATTCATTGAATCAATTGTAACTTCTCCAAATACACTGAACTTCTCTTTTATTAAAGTATATAATTTATCTTCTCTGCTACTTGGTGCATGTGCTAAGGATAACGCTTTTAATAATTCTTTATTTTCCATATTACCCTCCTATTATAAAATCATAATAATTATTATAAACATGTATATATTTTTTTAATTTGTACATAATTTAAATAAACCCGAAATGAAAGAAGCCGTGTAGATAACTCCCCCCTGAATTACGCACGGTTTCTTTTATTTTTACTTAAAAATTTTGCATACTCCATTTGATAATGCCTTTGCTATATTATCTTGATATATATCATTGCTTAATTTCTTATCTTCTTCTGGATTCGATAAAAACCCCATCTCCACTAGAATAACCGGAACCTTAGACCAATTAAACCCCGTTAAATCACTTCTTTCTATAACTCCTCTATTTTTCATTCCAACTTCTTTAGTTAAGATAGTTATAATATTTTCACCATATGTTCTGCTTACCTTATAAACACTAGGTATGCTTCCACTACTTGATGGTATAAGCATAGATGCTCCATTTACTGATTTATTATCAGAAGAATCTGCATGTAATCTTATAACTAACGCTGCATTAAAATTATTTCCTACTTTTGCTCTTTCTATATTACTCATAGTCTTATTATTATCAGTTTTAGTCATAATAACAGTAAAACCTTTTTTCTCTAAATATTTTTTTAATTTTAATGCTACGTTCATATTTATTTTATACTCAGGTATTTTAGTTACAACTCCATCAGCTCCCCCTGTTTGTCTAAATTTCATAACTTTTGAATTCGGGGATACAGGTTCTTTTTTTAAATCAGGTCTATTTGCATGTCCTGGATCTAATACTATTACTTTATTTAAAATTTTACTTTGAGATTTTACCTGATTTTTTTCCTTGCTATTTTCTTTCTTATTATTTTCATTATCTTCTTTATTTACATCTTTTTTTTCATCAGAAATTTTATTACTTTCCTTATGCAAAGTATCCTGTTGACTATTATTATTTTGATTTTTTAAAGATACCTTATTATTTATTGCTTCAACTTTGTTTGAAGTAACCTCTTTTTTATTATCTATATCTTTATTTTTACATGCTGAAAATGTAAAAATTATAATTGATGATAACAAAATTAATTTTATTTTTTTCATATTATCCCTCCAAGTATAATGCATACATTTATAATTTTACCATAAAACAACATTGTTCTTAAAAAAAAGTTAAATTTTTTCATTAAAAAAACTTGGTACAAAAATATACCAAGTTTTAATCTTCTTTAGTTTCATTATTTTTTATTAGGGGATTTTCAAAATATATGCTCGTACTTGGGAATGCCATTGATGTTCCACATTGTTGTACTATGGTCATTATTTTAAAATTTATATCTTCTTTTATTTTTAAATATTTAGTATAGTCTGATGTATTAGTAAAACAATTGATAACTATATTTAAACTACTCTCTGCAAATTCATTAAAATTAACATGCATAGTATCATTTATTATATTTTTATTTTTTTTCAGCATCTCTCTAATTTCATATAAACATTTTTGCATTTGTTCTTTTGTTGTACTATATGAAAGTCCAATAGTAAAATTTAATTTTCTTGAATTTCGTCTTGTCAAATTTATAATTGTCCCATTGGCTATTGTAGAATTAGGTTCCACTATAATGCTTTTATCTAAAGCTCTAATTTTAGTACTTCTAAAATTAATTCCTTCAACTATTCCTTCAACATTAGAAGTTCTTATATAATCTCCAATAGAAAATGGCTTATCAAATATAATCATAAATCCTGCAATTATATTTGCTAAAGCATCCTTAGCAGCAAATGCTATTGCAGCACCACCAATTCCTATACCAGTTATAAATCCACTTACATTATATCCCCATTCACTTAATACAACTATTATAGTTAAAGTAATTATTATAAATTTAACCATCTTTGCTAAAAAAGAAAATACTATTTTATCTAACTTTGAATTTAGCTTTTCTGATAATTCTTCATATAACCATGAATATTCATCTGTTAAATTGCAAAAACCTTTTGATATTATCATTATAATTAATGAATCTAATATTCTTTTTAAAAGTATACTTTTCTTTAAATCATATTCAAAAGCCTTTCCAAAGAATATGATTGCAAAATAAGCACCTATAACTATAAAAAAGGTTCCCATTGGACCTTTAAATGCCTCTGTTATCTTTCTATTAAATTGAGTCTTAGTTTTTTTACTTATTTTGAGAGATATAGCTACAATTAGTTTCGTAAATAATTTTCTAAGAATCAAACATACGAAAAATATTCCTACGCCTATTCCTATATAAGTTGCTGTATCTACACTTATTTTTTGACCTAGAATAGTTATAGTTTTTACCGTTTCCTGAAATGCTTCTTGTGCTTCGTCCATTATATCCCTCCTTAATATATTTTATTATATTATATTTTTAAATATTAAAAAAGACGCATCTTAATTAAAGATGCGTCTTTTGGTGATCCACCGGGGAATCGAACCCCGGACAACATGATTAAAAGTCATGTGCTCTACCGACTGAGCTAGTGAATCATATTACCTGGCGACGACCTACTCTTCCACATCGTCTCCAATGCAGTACCATCGGCGCTTTGAAGCTTAACCATCGTGTTCGGTATGGGAACGGGTGTTACCTTCAAGCCATAATCACCAGATATTTCTTGGTACAGACATATTATAATTTATTATTCTACATCTGTCAACATTTTTTTGAAAGATTTTGTTCTTTCAAAATTGCACAGTGATAATTAATTTGATCAAGCCCTCGACCTATTAGTATTGGTCAGCTGAATACATTACTGTACTTACACCTCCAACCTATCAACCTGATAGTCTTTCAGGGGTCTTACTAGCTTACGCTATGGGAAATCTAATCTTGAGGTGGGCTTCACGCTTAGATGCTTTCAGCGTTTATCCCTTCCCAACATAGCTACCCAGCTGTGCTCCTGGCGGAACAACTGGTGCACCAGAGGTTGGTCCATCCCGGTCCTCTCGTACTAAGGACAGCTCCTCTCAAATTTCCTACGCCCACGGCGGATAGGGACCGAACTGTCTCACGACGTTCTGAACCCAGCTCGCGTGCCGCTTTAATGGGCGAACAGCCCAACCCTTGGGACCGACTACAGCCCCAGGATGCGACGAGCCGACATCGAGGTGCCAAACCTCCCCGTCGATGTGGACTCTTGGGGGAGATCAGCCTGTTATCCCCGAGGTAGCTTTTATCCGTTGAGCGATGGCCTTCCATACAGAACCACCGGATCACTAAGCCCGACTTTCGTCCCTGCTCCACCTGTATGTGTCGCAGTCAGGCTCCCTTCTGCCTTTGCACTCTACGCGCGATTTCCGACCGCGCTGAGGGAACCTTTGGGCGCCTCCGTTACCTTTTAGGAGGCGACGCCCCAGTCAAACTGCCCACCTAGCAATGTCCTGTGACCAGATTCATGGCCTCCAGTTAGAATTCCAGTACTGTCAGGGTGGTATCCCAAGGACGACTCCACGAAAGCTGACGCCCTCGCTTCTAAGTCTCCCACCTATCCTGTACAGACAATACCGAAATTCAATGCTAAGCTACAGTAAAGCTCTACGGGGTCTTTCCGTCCAACCGCGGGTAGCAAGCATCTTCACTTGCACTACAATTTCACCGGATTTATTGCCGAGACAGTGCTCAAATCATTACGCCATTCGTGCGGGTCGGAACTTACCCGACAAGGAATTTCGCTACCTTAGGACCGTTATAGTTACGGCCGCCGTTTACTGGGGCTTAAGTTCATAGCTTCGCTTGCGCTAACTATTCCCCTTAACCTTCCAGCACCGGGCAGGCGTCAGCCCCTATACATCAGCTTACGCTTTAGCAGAGACCTGTGTTTTTGATAAACAGTTGCTTGAGCCTATTCACTGCGGCCTACTCTCGTAGGCACCCCTTCTCCCTAAGTTACGGGGTCAATTTGCCGAGTTCCTTAGCAATAATTCTTCCGACGACCTTAGGATTCTCTCCTCATCTACCTGTGTCGGTTTGCGGTACGGGCACCATTTTGCTCCATAGAGACTTTTCTTGGCAGCGTGGAATCAGATACTTCGCCAAAATAGGCTCCCCATCACACCTCAGGCTTAATGTTAAGCGGATTTGCCTACTTAACACCCTAAGTGCTTAGACGCACATCCAATAGTGCGCACATCCTATCCTCCTGCGTCATCCCATTTGTCAAACGCATTATGGTGGTACTGGAATATCAACCAGTTGTCCATCACCTACGCCTTTCGGCCTCGGCTTAGGTCCCGACTAACCCTGGGAGGACGAGCCTTCCCCAGGAAACCTTAGATATTCGGTCAACAAGATTCTCACTTGTTTTTCGCTACTTATGCCAGCATTCTCACTTCTGTACTGTCCACCACTCCTTACGGTATGACTTCAACCTGTACAGAAAGCTCCTCTACCACGTGTACATAGTACACATCCATAGCTTCGGTGGTAAGTTTGAGCCCCGTTACATCTTCGGCGCAGGATCTCTCGACTAGTGAGCTATTACGCACTCTTTAAATGAGTGGCTGCTTCTAAGCCAACATCCTAGTTGTCTTAGAAATCCCACATCCTTTCCCACTTAACTTACACTTTGGGACCTTAGCTGATGGTCTGGGCTGTTTCCCTTTTGACCACGGATCTTATCATTCGTAGTCTGACTGCCGGGGTACAAGTATATGGCATTCGGAGTTTGATAGGGTTCAGTAACTGTTGTCAGCCCCTAGCCCATTCAGTGCTCACCTCCACTACTCAATTACCCGACGCTAGCCCTAAAGCTATTTCGAGGAGAACCAGCTATCTCCGAGTTCGATTGGAATTTCTCCGCTATCCACAGCTCATCCCATGGTTTTTCAACACCAACGTGGTTCGGACCTCCAACGGAATTTTACTTCCGCTTCATCCTGGCCATGGATAGGTCACTCGGTTTCGGGTCTACAATATACAACTAGTTGCCCTATTCAGACTCGGTTTCCCTTCGGCTCCACACCATAAGTGCTTAACCTTGCTATATATCGTAACTCGCTGGCCCGTTCTACAAAAAGTACGCCGTCACACTTTAATGTGCTCCGACCGATTGTAGGCACACGGTTTCAGATTCTATTTCACTCCCCTTCCGGGGTTCTTTTCACCTTTCCCTCACGGTACTGCTTCACTATCGGTCACTAGGTAGTATTTAGCCTTGGGAGATGGTCCTCCCAGCTTCCCACAAGGTTTCACGTGTCTCGTGGTACTCTGGAGTAGATCTACTTTTCTTTCCTTTTCGCCTACAGGGTTATTACCTTCTACGACGGAACTTTCCAGTTCTCTTCAACTAAAGAAATCAAAGCGTTATGATCTATCCGCAACCCCAGGAACAAGTTCCTGGTTTGGGCTCTTCCCCTTTCGCTCGCCGCTACTTAGGGAATCGAATTTTCTTTCTCTTCCTCTGGGTACTTAGATGTTTCAGTTCCCCAGGTGTACCTCCATATACCTATGTATTCGGTATACAGTATCTAGCATAACTAGATGGGTTTCCCCATTCGGAAATCTACATATCACAGGCTGTGTGCGCCTACATGTAGCTTATCGCAGCTTATCACGTCCTTCATCGGCTCCTAGTGCCAGGGCATTCACCGTGCGCCCTTTGTAGCTTGATCTATCATCAATTACTTAATTTAATATCATTAACAAATATTATTTATTAACTAGGTTATTTCGTTTCTTTATCACTGTGCAATTTTCAAAGAACAAAAGCAGATATCCTAAATCATAGATTTAGTGATAGTCGCTTTGTTAAACATTAAAAATGTTTAACTTCATTCAGAAAGACTTAGTCTTTCAAAATTAAACAGAATCAAGTGCCAGTCTGGAAGCTTTGCTTCCATTCTCCCTAGAAAGGAGGTGATCCAGCCGCAGGTTCTCCTACGGCTACCTTGTTACGACTTCACCCCAATCACCAATCCCACCTTCGACCGCTGGCTCCTTACGGTTACCTCACGGGCTTCGGGTGTTACCGGCTCTCATGGTGTGACGGGCGGTGTGTACAAGACCCGGGAACGTATTCACCGCGACATGCTGATTCGCGATTACTAGCAACTCCAACTTCATGTAGGCGAGTTTCAGCCTACAATCCGAACTGGGACTGGCTTTCAAGTTTTGCTCCCCTCGCGGGGTTTGCTGCTCGTTGTACCAGCCATTGTAGCACGTGTGTAGCCCTAGACATAAGGGGCATGATGATTTGACGTCATCCCCACCTTCCTCCACGTTAACCGCGGCAGTCTCGTTAGAGTGCTTAACTTAATAGTAGCAACTAACAATAAGGGTTGCGCTCGTTGCGGGACTTAACCCAACATCTCACGACACGAGCTGACGACAACCATGCACCACCTGTCTTCCTGTCCCCGAAGGGACTTCCTCGATTAAGAGTAATTCAGGAGATGTCAAGTCTAGGTAAGGTTCTTCGCGTTGCTTCGAATTAAACCACATGCTCCGCTGCTTGTGCGGGTCCCCGTCAATTCCTTTGAGTTTTAATCTTGCGACCGTACTCCCCAGGCGGAATACTTAATGCGTTTGCTGCGGCACCGAGGGTGGTACCCCCCGACACCTAGTATTCATCGTTTACGGCGTGGACTACCAGGGTATCTAATCCTGTTTGCTACCCACGCTTTCGTATCTCAGTGTCAGTTACAGTCCAGAAAGTCGCCTTCGCCACTGGTGTTCTTCCTAATCTCTACGCATTTCACCGCTACACTAGGAATTCCACTTTCCTCTCCTGCACTCTAGATGCCCAGTTTCAAATGCAGCTCCCAGGTTGAGCCCGGGAATTTCACATCTGACTTAAGCACCCACCTACATACTCTTTACGCCCAGTAAATCCGGACAACGCTTGCCACCTACGTATTACCGCGGCTGCTGGCACGTAGTTAGCCGTGGCTTCCTCCTTAGGTACCGTCATTATCGTCCCTAAAGACAGAGTTTTACGATCCGAAAACCTTCATCACTCACGCGGCGTTGCTGCGTCAGGGTTTCCCCATTGCGCAATATTCCCCACTGCTGCCTCCCGTAGGAGTCTGGACCGTGTCTCAGTTCCAATGTGGCCGATCACCCTCTCAGGTCGGCTACGCATCGTTGCCTTGGTGAGCCGTTACCTCACCAACTAGCTAATGCGCCGCGGGTCCATCTCAAAGCGGATTGCTCCTTTGATTATTTTATGATGCCATAAAATAATGTTATGCGGTATTAATCTCCCTTTCGGGAGGCTATCCCCCTCTTTGAGGCAGGTTACCCACGTGTTACTCACCCGTCCGCCGCTAATCCACTTCCCGAAGGAAGTTTCATCGCTCGACTTGCATGTGTTAGGCACGCCGCCAGCGTTCGTCCTGAGCCAGGATCAAACTCTCAATTTAAAAGTTTAATCTTACTCAAATTTATTGACTGGTTTCTTACCTTAATTCTGTTTAATTTTCAAAGACCATTTTCTTTCGCCATCTCTCGACAGCTTATTCATTGTATCAATTTGAAATCTCTTTGTCAACAACTTTTTTTGAATTTTTTAATTTTCTCAAATTATTTAAATTCTTTTGTTGTTTCCTTGATTTCCGTCGTCTCCGTGACGACAAGGAATATCTTATCAAACTTTAGAAACACTTGTTGAGAATTTTATGTTATTATGACTAATTACGTTCTATTTTTTACATTTTTCTTGTTTTTTCTCCAAATTAAACACATGGACACTCCTGGTAAGGTATTCATCATATAATTAAAATGACAGCTAAAAAGCTGTCATTTTCGTTTTACATTATTCCTTTGTTATATAAAATATCTTATGATCTCTCCATTTACCATTGATGAATAAGTATTTCTCACTAACCCCTACTTCTTTAAATCCACAGTTTTGAAGTACCTTTTGTGAACGAATATTTTCAACTAATGTGCTTGCTTCTATTCTATGAAGTTCCATATCCTCAAAGGCATAATCTAAAAGAATACTTAGAGCTTCCTTCATATACCCTTTTCCTTGATACTCCCTATCTATAGAATATCCAACAAAAGCATTATGAAATATCCCCATTACTATATTACTTAATTGAATTTTTCCTATAAATTTTTTATTTATATATATTCCAAAGTTTATACTAGTTCCATTTAAAAATTGCTTATATCCTTCCATTAAAAGACTTCTTTGTCCTTCTAATGTGTAAAACTCTGAATCTCTCGCTGGTTCAAATGGTTCAAGATGATCTTTATTTCTAATATAATAATCATATACATCTTGTGAGTCTTCTGGTGTTAAAATCTTTAACTCAACATGTATTCCCTCAAGTCTAAATACATTTATATTATTGGCATTTTTAAAAGTATCTGCATCTATACCAAAAATCAATTCACTTTTGTATAAATTATTTGATAGTATACTTTCTTGTAATACCCCTTCTAGCATAAATCCTAAATCCACAAAAACAGATGTCATTATATCTTCCTCGGCAATAACACTTATTTTATGTATATCATTATTTTTAAATATCGATTTTATCATCATATTTAAAGACTTTTTTAATTGTATTACATGTGCTTTATCTTTTTTATAAAACTTTATTCTAAAACAGCAGTATTTATTCTCTTTGCTAAAGTCAACTATATATATTCTTCCAAGATTTATGCCATAATTATCTTTTATAATATATTCTGTATTTTTACCATTAACATATTTAATTTCAACACCATCTTCTCTACCCATTTTAATCTCCCCTATTACCTTCTATCTAACATCTTTCTAGTATTTATATAAATTACATAAGTACAGATAAGACATAATAATAAACAAATCGGCATTATAAAATATGCTTTATAAACTCCTATAATATCATTTAATGCACCTATTAGAAGATTCATTAACATACCTATAAATGATCCTACGGTTACAACTAAACCAGTTATGTATGATACATTTTTTTCAAACACATGACTTATAGTTACAACCATTGTTGGGAATACAATAGCAAAAAATATACCGGAAATTGCAATTATTATTATTCCGCCTTGTCCTAATATTAAACCTACTAAATATAATATTAATGCACTTAACACTGAAAGTAAAACACTTTTCATATAACCTATTTTCTCTACTATAAACCCGCCTAAGAGTCTTCCAAGTGTTAACATTCCAAAAAATAGTGCTGCATAAAATGAACTTTTATTTTCCTTAAATCCATAGTTATCATGCATGAAGTTTACAAACCAACTTCCTGTATTTTGTTCAGCTGCCATATAAAATCCTAATGTACCCATATATAAATACACCAATTTATTGCTTAAAATTTCTTTATAATTTATTTTTTCAGATTCTTTATCTATATTCGTCTTTGGTATTTTTATGAAAATAAATCCTAAGAATATTATACTAGATGTAATCGCTATCCCTAAATAAACTTGTCTCCATGTTATTCCTTCATAAAGCATAATTCCTGCAGTTCTTTGTGCAAATGTAGCACCTAATCCATAGAAAAAATGTGTTAAATTCATAAGTATAGCTTGGAATCCAACAGCTATTAATGGAATCATAGTATTAATACCTATAGCTATAAGTGCTTGACCTGCATTTAATATAAATAAATTTATCATATATATTATAAAACTTTTAGAAAAGAATAGTCCTATTGGTGAAACTATAATCAATAAAAATCCTAATATAAATACTTTTTTATGACCTATTTTTTCACTTAAAAATCCACCTAAATATGTGAAAACCATATATCCTAATGAACATGCCAATAAAGTAGCTGAAATTTCTTTATTATTTACTCCAAAATCATTTTTTATAGTTGGAACAAATGGTCCTCTTATATTATCGAACATTGCAATCAAAATCATCATTATAAAAATAAATACAATTGGAATAACTCTTTTTAATTTGTCATTTCTCTTTAACATATTTTTCATCCTTCTTAATTAAATTTTTTACAACTTCCCCTGCAATAATTAACCCAGCAACAGAAGGTACGAATGAAACACTCCCAGGTGATTTTTTTCTCATATTTATTTCTTCTTCCCTGATCATTGGTTTTATCGGTTGTTCTTGAGAGTAAATGACTTTAAGATGTTTTACATTTCTCCTTTTTAGTTCTCTTCTCATAACTTTAGCCAAAGGGCATACTTTAGTGTTATATATATCACTTATTTCTAGTTTTGTAGGATCTAGTTTATTTCCAGTTCCCATACTACTAATAAGGTTTACATTATGTTTCTCACACCAAACGGCTAAAGCTATTTTTGATGATACTGTATCTATAGCATCGATTACATAATCCGTATCTAAGTCTATGATTTCCCCTAAGTTATCTTCTCCTATAAATACTTTATGAACTTTAATATTACATTCAGGATTAATGTCTTTTATTCTTTCTTTCATAACTTCCACTTTAGACTTTCCAATACTACTATTAGTAGCTATTATTTGTCTGTTTATGTTAGTTATATCTACTACATCTTTATCAACTAAAACAATGGCCCCCACTCCACTTCTTGCAATACCTTCTGTAGCAAAGCCACCTACTCCACCAACACCTAATATAACAACTTTAGATTTTTTTAGTGTTTCAATACTCTCTACCCCTAATATTTTTTCTGTTCTAGTTAACCAGTTTCCCATAAATATTCTCCTTGTCCCCTATGTTTTTTAGATAATTTCCCACTTATATTATACTAAAAAAAACTGCGAATTCATTCGCAGCTTAAAAAATATTGACCTTAATTATTATACACAATTTATTTTTAGTATACAAATGAAATTATTGTTTATTCTCTTCAAGATTGGATAAAACCTCATCATATAGATTTACTACACATTTTTTATTTTGAAAATTTCTACAGTTATCACAAGATACTTCACATTGATCTCCACTTATCATATTGTTCTTTACTAATGAGTCAAATCCAGAACAATTTGATGCCACAACCATATTTAATTCAGTTGATGATGCAGATTCTAAATTTATATCTTCAATATTATTTGACATAAAGGTTCCTCCCTTAGAATAAATTAATTCTTACTTATTATGTCCATAACCTCATCAAATAATCCTTTAGTGCATTTTCCTTTAATAAAATTTTTACAGTTAGAGCAACTTTCTGAAGAACTCACCATACTTAATAATGCCATGGTATATTTCGGATCATATCCTATACAATTTTGGGCTACAACCATTTTCATACTACTAGATATCATATATTAACACCATCCTTGTAAACTTATCCTATGTTAATATATTTTTGTCTAAATCTCATTATAAAATACATAATAAAAAAGATATAGAAAATTTTTCTCTATATCTTTTAACTGATACTATAAATTTTTATTCTAATAATCATAACCATCATCAGCATATATTACTGATTCTGTTTCTCTGCAATATTTTGTAATTAAACATTCTGCTAAATTTCTAGGACAATTTTTACACATACAATCATTTACAGCACCATCACATGTACTATTTTTATACTCCAAGCATCTTGAACAATTATCTTGAATAACTGCCATATTTACGCCTCCAACATATAAAAGAATTATAACTTATTAATAAATTCTTCTTTCTCTTTTAGTACTTTTCTAATTACAGTTTTGCCTATTTCGTCTTCACTCATCTGAGAAATAGCGTTATTTATATTACTCCAATCAACCCACTCTACTTCCTTTGATTTTACAATGTCACCTTCTACATAATCAGCCATAAAGGTTAACATTAAAAGTTCTGAGGACTTTACAACATCACTTCCAAGATATTTTAAGTTATTTATTGTTATTCCAGTTTCCTCTTTTACTTCTCTTATAACTGTTTCCTCTACATTCTCACCTACATTAACATATCCAGATACTAAAACTTTAGAATTTTTAAATATATAACTTTGTTTCATTAAAAGAACTTCATTGCCTTTTAAAACCGCCACAACTATACATGGTTTAGGCAAATCAAAAAACATTGTATCATCTACTGGACAATATGGAACATCGCCTTCATCCCAACTATTACGTATATCTAATTCTCTTCCACATATAGGACAGAATCTATACTTCATAGAATTTACCCCCCAAAATAAACATTAGAGCTTAATATAATTATAGTCTATTTGTATATTTTATCATAGCCAATTTATAGTAATATTATATTAACTCCTATAATTTTATATCTATATTGTTATTAAGCTCTATATAATTTTCTCCAACATTACAATCATAGCAAAAAATATCTACCCCTTCTTTATACGCAAGTCTTAAAGCTTCAGCAAATTTTTTATCCATTTCTTCATAGGGTGAAAACTTATTTGCACCATTAAATTGTACTAGAAATAATACGCCTGCATTTTTTCCTGATTTTTTTGCATCTATAAGTTCTAATAAATGTCTTGTACCTCTATCTGTTGGTGCATCCGGAAACATACAATAGCCGTCTTCTTCAAAAGTTACTCCTTTAACTTCTAAATAATATTCAGCGCCTTTATCATCCCACAATTTAAAATCAAATCTACTATTTCCAAATACTTGTTCCCTTTTCATGTTATAAAACGTACTAAGATTTTTGATTTTTTGGTTTTTTAAAGCTTCCTCTACTACTGCATTTGGTATTTGAGAATCTATATTTATTAATTTATCTTCTTTATATGCCGCTATTAAATCATATTTAGTTTTTCTATTAGGATTTCTACCTTCTCTTAAAATCACAGTAGTATCTGGTATAAGAATTTCCTTACATCTTCCAGTATTGGGTACATGAACTTTTATTTCTTCATTATTTAACTGAACATATGCTATAAATCTATTAGGTCTTTTTATAAATTTTGCTTTTATAATATTATTATTAATTTTCATATGAGTTACCTCAATTCATATACATTTTATTTTCACAGAAAACTTATCCACATTATTTAATTATTATCCTTATTTTAAAATTAGTTTTTCACAAATTTACTTGTTTTATATAATAAAAACAATTTTTTTTATTTTTATAAACAAAATACAACTTAAAATGTACAAAGTTATCAACATTGTTGATAACTTTTGAATATAATTAATACTAAAAAAAATCATGCTTTTATAATATAAAAGCATGATTTTGGTAGCTCCTAGGGGAATTGAACCCCTGATTCCGCCTTGAGAGGGCGATGTCTTAACCTCTTGACCAAGAAGCCATGTTTAATTTTTCCAATCCTTAATTGTACAAAAAAGTTCTTTATCAAAAGAACTTAAAAATGGCTGGGATAGCAGGATTCGAACCTACGCATGTAGCAGTCAAAGTGCTATGCCTTACCGCTTGGCGATATCCCAAAAATATGGTGCGTCTTAAGAGATTCGAACTCCTGGCCCACGCCTTAGAAGGGCGTTGCTCTATCCAGCTGAGCTAAAGACGCATTTTGGAGCGGGTAAGGGGAATCGAACCCCTGTGTTCAGCTTGGAAGGCTGACGTTCTACCATTGAACCATACCCGCATATATATTTATAAAATTATGGTGCAGGTGAAGGGAGTCGAACCCCCATGCCAAAGGCGCTAGATCCTAAGTCTAGTGCGTCTGCCAATTCCGCCACACCTGCACATATAAAAATTAAA containing:
- the sfsA gene encoding DNA/RNA nuclease SfsA, whose amino-acid sequence is MKINNNIIKAKFIKRPNRFIAYVQLNNEEIKVHVPNTGRCKEILIPDTTVILREGRNPNRKTKYDLIAAYKEDKLINIDSQIPNAVVEEALKNQKIKNLSTFYNMKREQVFGNSRFDFKLWDDKGAEYYLEVKGVTFEEDGYCMFPDAPTDRGTRHLLELIDAKKSGKNAGVLFLVQFNGANKFSPYEEMDKKFAEALRLAYKEGVDIFCYDCNVGENYIELNNNIDIKL